Part of the Periophthalmus magnuspinnatus isolate fPerMag1 chromosome 18, fPerMag1.2.pri, whole genome shotgun sequence genome is shown below.
TAAATGCACTGCtaggccaaaaaaaagtcgccacctggatgtaactaagcaaataggtacaagcctcctccagttggtcaggtctaggttcagcaacagtatgtgctcaaagaataggtcagctgactacctgaatatactgaatgaccaggttattccatcaatggatttttttcttccctgatggaacgggcatattccaagatgacaataccaggattcattgggcttaaattgtgaaagagtggttcacggagcatgagacgtcattttcacacatggattggctgccacagagtccagaccttaaccccattgagaacaTTGCacagtggtcagactctaccaccTCTACCaccatcaatgcaagatcttggtgaaaaattaatgcaacattggatggaaataaatcttgtgacattgcagaagcttatcgaaagcaaagctaaaggcggtccaacgaaatattaaaAGTGtgaccttttgtttttgtttttttttttttggtggtgatttttttttggccaggcagtgtatatataGCTCAAGACTCTAAaggtattcaggaaaggttcatttctgtcctaatTATGACTTTTTTGTAACGAGTGCCTATATTCTATCCCTCCTTTTTTTAACGCAATTTTGTTAAGTTATTTTATCTGCAGCGCTAGTGTTATCCTCTGTTTCTCCACTAGAGGTAGACATTGTCATTGTAAGTTTACTTCTTTAAGTTCTTTAGAATTTGATTTGTATTCGGCAGTGCCATCTAGCGACCTTCACCTGTAAGTAGCAGGCAAGTTCGTGGAAGCGCCAAACTGCAAACAGCACTAGAGGTGTTCACGTGAAAACACACATCTGCTCTTTTCTCGGGAAACCCTTGATAAGACATAATCTGTAAATTACACGTGTCTAAAATGATGTATACTTACTGTATTATTTCTTGTAAAATTGTATGTTGAGGTAATTTCTGTATAACAACGTTTTTCTCTGTTAATGAGAGCAAGCTAACTGTGATGCTGATCTACCGTTATCAGTTTGTGTAATTCTTGTATATTTAAATACTGAATGGCTTTCTCATTTCTGATTTGCAGTTTTACAAATAATCATCGAATTTAAAGATATCCTGTTATTGTTTCTGGAGCCATTTTGATGTTAATCTCGCTGTCTGCAATTTGGTTAGAAAACacttgcttatttatttattatattatatatatttggcTGATGGCAGAAGAATTTTGTTtcaataatagttttagtatctgatatCTACAATCCTACAATATCATAATCTCTTACCTAGAATAGTATAAATGTATCAACTACATTTGGTTTTGAGTGGATTGAATGACCCTTAAAATAATATGAACAAAttctttacttaaataaaatacaaaaatcgaATATTAATATCCAGTTGTTCCAAAACCAACTTTAATATGTGAGAACATTCTGTACAACGTTAACTACTAGCATGTACTTTTTACATAGAAACTTCATTACATTGTGTttacaaaattgacttaaggCACCATTGTCACAGTCATTTCTGATCTTCAAAAATGttaacaatacaacaataatagtTAAATGTAATCAACATCCTTGACATATACATTTGTGACCAAATTATTGTCATTTCAATTCACAATTGAAGCCTCTGTTTTGTGGAAGGATATAATTAACATTGTGTTATACAGGATCTGAAGAGCAGAAAATCTCATATTTGGCAAAGAATAGGTAATGCGTAACTGTAAAGTGGTTTGTCAAAAGCAATTAAGTAATACATGCAATTACGGCTGGGGAATAAAATCATTTGCCATAATGACTGGCAGTaaagttccaactaagtcaaaGTCCATAATGTCAAAGAAAACGTACACTTTGCTTGAACAGTAACAGCCATATTActgttttaacattttcagAATTAGTTTAACTGTGATTAAAAATAGTTATTAATAATACTGTATAATTTGGTTTATGTTCCCAAATAACATACGTTTTTTAtgtgttaataaaataattaaaatgcttaTTCTAATTCTGTTATTTATAACATTATTACACCCCTTTTGTCATACagctacaaaaatatatttttgtaaaatatttttctgatgaagaaattatgtttttattgtgcaaaaGTCTATGTTGTTGTTTACATTAGCCAAACAAGCATGGAATTATTGCACCAGTGAACATGTTAAGCTTTTAGTTTTTAGCTTTATGACCCAGCCCTAAAATGCATGATATGATAAGAACAGATTTAATTGTATCTGAAAAATGTTTGCAGAGGTTTTGTTACATAGTCTGTCAGCCCTTATAATGCATCTTTCCAATATCTTAATACAATTAGCAAGTCCATAAGTTGTTATACCACATTGTgacaaacttaaaaataaaaacagagaatTCTTAGCTGTTAAGTATTGAAATAAACCTGTCATCGTCTGTGGACATAAACCCCTCAAACTCTCCAATCTCCTGATGCGGTACACTGTTGTTGCTACTACCTAAAGTGTCAATCATGTTTTCATTATTGAGCAAGTCTGTTATGCTGGTGGGGTAGTCCATCCATGTGCTACCTGGGTTCCCTTCCACTGCAGTTTGGTGGGTGTTAGAGTTAGCCACACTAGATAACTGGTGACACCCCGCATGATTCGTCGCGCCCTCGCTCACTTGGTGGCGGTTGACTGGGTTGACCAGATCTACAAAGTCATCCATGTTGAGGCTCTCCAATGTTCCGCCGTCCGGCGCATCAGAAATACTTGGGAAATCATCATAATCTATGGCACTCTCCATATGGTACTGTGAGCTCTGCATttgggaggaggaagaggaggagggctggGAAGATGGAGGTTCTAACCCTATGGCAGAAGAGAAGTTTGGGAAGAATTCATGGAGGTCAGGCAAGTTGATGGTGGAGTAGTCCTGGGATGTGGAAGGTTGAGATTGGGGTGCACTAGCCTGTGGTTGGTTCTGAGTGAAGTTCGGTAGTGACCCTGGGGTGGCTTTGGGGTGACTGGATAGGGTCAGGCCCTCGATCTTCCAGGGTGAGTTGGTggtggaggagatggagcaaagggagggggagggctCCACTTTGGGCTGGTGTGAGAATGACTGGGAGGACTGGGGGTAGCAATAGGCAGGTTGTGGTCTAGCGGATgcaacagcagggggcgccacTACTAATGGAGACAATAAGGGAGCGTATTAGACAGTAGTTTTAATAGTTATACACATGGACCAAATGCATTTCTGCCTGTAAAGTTTGCatatgttatttttactttaaaggtacagtatgtaactttatggaggTGGCTCGTTACCTGCACCATtggaaatggaaatagaaagttaaaactatacctcagaatattctccatgtagatagttatgttttttgccctactgtggaagattatagccaaaaaacatttccattttcCAAACAAGTAGGAGGCTGTCCTCTCATCaaagccaaataagagtcacgtTTGTGGAGACTCAAGTCCAATCACAGTAAggtcacatgtttttcagtggaataaaaaaaacaaaacaacttttagtctgttttttggctaaaaagttacatactgtgtctttaaaatgtgtactCTGTAACGTTCTTTTTGGGGGTTGACACccgtttgtttccatggaagttTTATTGCCACCTCAATGGAAACAAGTAGCATGACAATGGGTGAACTGACCGCAAGTTGTGGATCAGTTCTGTGATGAGGCAAAAcagttcacagtaagaatgcatgtttttcaaggtataaataaaacatgtcattGAATAAAAGCttaattttaaactataaacaTAGAGCATGCTCTGACCTGGCTGTGGGTTCATTGTTGGAGGTTTGATATGAACAGTTCTCCTGGGGATGGTGAGCTGTCTCCTTTCTGGTGGGATGGTCActgcaatttaaagtgtttattaaaatataaatactgcactgaacaaaaggtatcAGTGCTTTAGAAATTGATTCGTTCTATAAAGCACACTGACCTGAAGACAGAGAGGagctctgttttagactctggaAGATATCGGCAGTGCACTTCCTCTTCACACTTACTCTGAACTcatctgcacaaacacaaaaagtaCACAGTGAGCAATACAACAGAAGAAATATTATTCTTTTAATTTCATTCTGGTAATAAACTATAACATGCATAGAACCGTATTTTTacaatttgttcattgtaaactgtaatACTGATTTAAAATGGCTTGGTAATTAAAAAATAGAACTATTAATAGaacttcctgtttaaaactaCAGAACTGGCCCCAACCCCTCAGCAATTCACTGTAGCAAGCAGTAGATTTgcatgtttgtttggttttttttttggctaaacaaCATTTTCCAGCCTCTCGTGACCTGGACCCACCAagttttaataaatgcaagtaaGTACTACAaggcaaaaatacattttttgagcaCTACAATCACTAGTTAACCTTGcccagcaagatggattcttctGGTAGttatgagttcacaaactcagaaGGATGCATCTAGGCGTTCTTTCGTGGGTGAAATAGGGCCCGCCCACTTGTTGTCACAGGACATTTTTGAAAAATGGCCATGCAACTTTTTTTATCCTTTGTATACGATCCAAAagatacaatatattttttcagttgTTATTTGCTATGTCAACAGTTCGAATTGCTCATAATTCTGACACTCATATATGTAGTACATTTCTTAAtcattttttcccatagattctctggaaaaaaaatttTCAAGTTTGAAAATTACTTGGTGCTAATTGGCTATGTGGTAAAAACAAGACCTgtacttttgtttaaaatcgGTTTCTGAAACTTTCCAAACCAATAAGTCATTAAAGCATTTTGCTGCTTTGTAAATgagctttttggacttaaaacaaccatgttatggatattagtgaccatgtagctggttagcctctgcctcttaatattcaaatttttctatgggaaaaaaaaattatagcaAATTTACATCCAGAACTAGAGCACACTTTGAAGTatctgttgagctccattgtcTCAAACTGGGTGGGGCTCATCAGTGcccctgctctgattggctcatacCTGGGTCCTGAGGCAGGTACTGGAAGTCCATTGGCTCGCTGACCTCCTTGTCGGACGGCCTCCTGAGCTGCATCTTGACACTGACAGGTTTGGAGAGGTTGGTGTTGTGGTAGGGAGGGGTGCGAAACACTATGGCCACCTGCCTGTGGACATCGGCCTGGGAGAATGTGCCCTTCCCCTCCCACGCGTCTTGGAAGAAGCGCACCTCGATGTCCTCTGGAAGTACAAAAAAgataattatactttttttttttctgtgagtttataagtgcttttcatagtAGCCAGGGATCAGCACGAAATTTTGCAGTGATAGTAAAGCTAAtactagctagcatgctaacactcaAGTTCTGATTAATGGAcaagaaaatgctttataattaaacacaggcagcacacagcagatgtattttgaccccaagagttgtttatacaatatacctgtactggggcaagacatatcTTCACAAGTACTTCTTTGTATGCAGTTATTAttagagatagaccgatatatCACTTGGCTAATATATTGTTTGGGCGATATATAGTGGGGATATTTGgacaaactttaaaataacactttaatatgaagtgataataaaaaatggtTTGTGTGTATGGTTGTAAGAAAttttaatttgaggaaaataatcaaaattggccctatgtatcagcccaaaaatattggcagagcttatcggccatcggttgctctggattctaaacaaccAGTATCATTCTAAACCAGGGGTAGGCAAACACACAggccacagtgggttctaaaatttgacagtttTGCCAGGATatggatatatgtatatattacattagagatatggcctgtaacatgtagcacaGGATAAATATGTAGcaaaagcatgaatatgcaaggctcattgtacaaattgttttctaaatgcattcttttaaaaactcaaatttgCAGAAAGGCTTGCTAGCTTTTTCTAATTTAAATGCCTGCAAAAAAACTCGCCTTAGTACTTGACTCGTGAATTGCTGTTTgcaagtgaaaaaaaatgttgctgAGCCTGTAAATTGGCTGCCAACCTCTGAGCTGTAGCCGCCTGTTCCTGCATTGACTGCCTGCTAGCGTAGATGGCATGCTTCATAGAAAAGTGACGGCTGATATTGTAGTCTTTGAAACCCGCGACAGTTTCTTGGCATATTAGGCATACAGCCTTTGATCaggcagtgaaaaaaaaaaaacactcggtgctcactatccacttttcttttctttgataagcttatttttgcagaagggctgataagagaataagagagtaaCACATGTGAACaaggttgatgtagctgaagtgcgcCATCTTTTGGGGAAATGGTGGCATTAGAGgggaaaggtaaattgaacaaggttcaCACTTAcctattttaacataatctggTCACGTTTGGCGGGCTCAATTAATAGTTAGTTAGTAGTAAgttataaaagcaataaagtgCAGAAATCCAGTAATCAAAAAACATAGGCGTCTGAGAATATTCAACACGCTTAACCATGCTAGATTAATATGGGACCCAATTTACAAGAAGAAAGGGTTACTTGGCGGGCACCTGAACATTCGTAGTATGTTATCAAAACGAGAACAATTGGAACACTTGATCTGTAAttcaaatatagatttttttgggtTGTCTGAGACGTGGTTAACCAGTGCCTCCCCTGAATCGGCAATAGCTCTAccaggttttaatgtttttagaaagGACAGAGCCCAAGGAAAAGGAGGGGGTGTATTGTTATATGTCAgagataaatataaatgtaatccTATAATATGGCCCTGTAACACATTAGAATGTGTTGGTgtaaacatctctctttctttggaAATGTCACTAACCGTAATTTGTCTTTATCGTAAACCTTCAgccaaatgtgatttttatgacCAATTTAAAAATCTCCTTAAAATGTGCAatcacaaaaaagaaatattattatttggaGATTTTAACATAAATTGGAATGACAAAAAGGACAGGAAAAATCTAAAACTATTAACTGATCAGTATAATTTTACTCAGTTAATTGACAAGCCGACCAGAATTACAAATCATTCTGCGTCCACAATTGACTTGCTTTTCTCTAATAAGCCTGAAAGAATAACAAAATCTTATAATCTACTGACGGGTCTCTCAGACcacaatgtcattttttgtgTAAGAAAATTAACCAAGCAACGATTTAATAATGCCTCCTCTAATCAAAGGGGCAAACGGCCGACAGAAAGGGGAATcccaaaaaaccaacaacaaaatgttgaaaatgctcTAAATGACTTAAACTGGGAAAACCTAATATCATGTGATGATACTGAAATATGTTCTGGGGTTTTTCTTAAAGAAATACAGgatatatacatgtttttttctaaaatattaAAGCATAGAGGGAAAAAATCTCAACCTGTCCCTTGGTTAAATTCAAATTGCCTTAAGCTTATGAAGAGCAGAGACCAATTGTTAAAAAAGTTTATCCAATCTAAATTGACCACAGACAGATTAATCTATACAACAATGAGAAATAGGGTAATAGTAGAAATGAGAAGGGCAAAAGCAAaattttttattgcaattatGGAAAACGCTAATGGTAATGGAACACTAGttctaaatcacaatttttcccTTTCTGCTTCACTAGAAGTTTATTAATATTCTGCCAGATTAAAGATCAGGGGTGAGCTTGTTAAAGATCCTGCTCTATTAGCAGAAGAGCTTAACTCTTTCTTTATACGGTCTGTGGAAGAAGTAGCAGCATGTTTTTCTACACCTGATTTATTATGTGTCTCTACAACAAACCAAGAAATATTTCAATTAAAGCAAATATCAGTGACTGaagttataaatattattagCGCTATGAAAAACTCCAAAGCCAAGGATCACCTGGGTTTTGATGCTGGATTCttga
Proteins encoded:
- the rela gene encoding transcription factor p65, translating into MAGVYPWGLSTVNPVQQSRPYIEIIEQPKQRGMRFRYKCEGRSAGSIPGEKSNDTTKTHPAIKVHNYSGPLRVRISLVTKNPPHKPHPHELVGKDCKHGFYEADLQERRIHSFQNLGIQCVKKKDVNEAITCRLQTNNNPFNIPEAKVWEEEFDLNSVRLCFQASITLPTGDLYALEPVVSQPIYDNRAPNTAELKICRVNRNSGSCKGGDEIFLLCDKVQKEDIEVRFFQDAWEGKGTFSQADVHRQVAIVFRTPPYHNTNLSKPVSVKMQLRRPSDKEVSEPMDFQYLPQDPDEFRVSVKRKCTADIFQSLKQSSSLSSVTIPPERRQLTIPRRTVHIKPPTMNPQPVVAPPAVASARPQPAYCYPQSSQSFSHQPKVEPSPSLCSISSTTNSPWKIEGLTLSSHPKATPGSLPNFTQNQPQASAPQSQPSTSQDYSTINLPDLHEFFPNFSSAIGLEPPSSQPSSSSSSQMQSSQYHMESAIDYDDFPSISDAPDGGTLESLNMDDFVDLVNPVNRHQVSEGATNHAGCHQLSSVANSNTHQTAVEGNPGSTWMDYPTSITDLLNNENMIDTLGSSNNSVPHQEIGEFEGFMSTDDDRFISILNS